Proteins encoded by one window of Drosophila melanogaster chromosome X:
- the CG10597 gene encoding uncharacterized protein: MKVFVCLLASLALANAGGLRGGAGGGYLPGGGRGGGGGGFGGRPAIGAGLVSHVSQSQGNTKVHIGGGSAGGAGAYGGGAASYGGGAGAAYGGGAGASYGGGAASYGGGRGSGGWQGAGAGAGRGGAGGAGGWQGAGAGRGGAGGWQGGAGGAGAGNAWGNPAEFDYTVNHASGGAGGAGGAYGGAAGGGSRGGAGWWND, from the exons ATGAAG GTCTTTGTGTGCTTGTTGGCTTCCCTGGCTCTGGCCAACGCCGGTGGCCTCCGAGGCGGTGCAGGAGGCGGCTATCTGCCCGGCGGAGGacgtggtggtggcggcggaggaTTCGGTGGCCGCCCGGCTATTGGAGCTGGCCTGGTGTCCCACGTCTCGCAGTCGCAGGGCAACACTAAGGTCCACATTGGTGGTGGTTCCGCCGGCGGTGCTGGTGCTTATGGCGGCGGTGCTGCCTCGTACGGCGGTGGAGCTGGTGCTGCCTATGGAGGTGGTGCTGGAGCTTCCTACGGCGGTGGTGCAGCCTCTTATGGCGGTGGACGCGGATCTGGTGGATGGcaaggagctggagctggagctggtcGTGGTGGTGCTGGAGGAGCTGGTGGCTGGCAAGGTGCTGGAGCAGGTCGTGGTGGAGCAGGAGGCTGGCAGGGTGGTGCCGGAGGTGCTGGAGCTGGCAACGCCTGGGGTAACCCCGCTGAGTTCGATTACACTGTCAACCACGCTTCCGGaggtgctggtggtgcaggTGGGGCCTacggtggtgctgctggtggtggctCCCGCGGCGGTGCCGGCTGGTGGAACGATTAA